A single region of the Oenococcus kitaharae DSM 17330 genome encodes:
- a CDS encoding MMPL family transporter, producing the protein MARFLKKTRIFIIIFWLLAAVVAVFALPNVSQLVQNKGQITVPRSANVSEGRRLQKKLNPGEAVSSDIIAVYNSGANKKLTKRQISEIRSAVRKVSQNRAKYHITAITSLLDGKSVRQQLTSKDQTTMLVQISVKSNQNQISQRSAKIQRALKADHLRLNMTGSSLVNHDFASATQDGVKKTEVIAIVFILIILVLVFKTPIIPVISLLTVGISFLTSFSLVTNLVQSYNFPFSNFTQVFMVVVLFGIGTDYNILFYTRFKRELGLNPGQNANEIAVKTLFSAGKTILFSGSSVLIGFSTLALAKFSLYQATSAVAISVLILLLVLITLTPALMSLFGHGLYWPSKNFDGEGGSKIWHGLTSAAVKHSVVTALATIVIALPLAMMFSNRLNFNDLWEVPNQYESKRGINLIQKHFPAGFSSPMTLIISGDKQLDNNQQLYALDMLQNRLKDDKDVSTVMGVTRPLGDRINQLYVNNQLKTLNSGISQAGSGVSTINNGLKNASDQLGRQQTNTNGVQRLIDGTGQLSSGANQLQTALNTLQSRLASGAAGADQLNGALATLSDSTDQLKGGVDQILGRLNQLDPNSIPTSAQIRGQIQSMQSSLAASLTPDKIGDIVTQTIQQGVASGQISPADVPVLSKTLPTVLQAILSQITAQLNSSMETILDSQSNNLAQLDSLKRQLNDLKSNLTRVDNGLGAMQSGIAQMRTGAGQLSSGMQQGASGAGEIAARTSDLTNGLAQIQSGQQQMKTALDGLASRSRELKNGLDRASNGLNQVGQGLNQGQSYVKGLVGNSSSEWLNVPDSVLHSKTFKRSLDQYMSPNRKTTQLTVILKLNPFSHPAIGVANHIKQVATRSLNQSGLDHAKIGITGTSMQNFDLQQISTSDFLRTAIIMLIGITLVMILITHSTLYAVTIVASLAGTYFVSLGIGEKISQILLGRNMLSWNVPFFSFIMLIALGVDYAIFVMMAFNEERGTTVERLVSASNRLGKVVMSAVVILGGTFAAMIPSGILTLIQVPIVVITGLLILAFVTIPMFIPAVITISDWMLRRKFASMKRFERESK; encoded by the coding sequence ATGGCAAGATTTTTAAAGAAAACACGTATTTTTATTATTATCTTTTGGTTGCTGGCAGCGGTTGTGGCTGTTTTTGCTTTGCCGAATGTGTCTCAACTTGTTCAAAACAAGGGGCAGATTACGGTACCAAGATCGGCCAATGTTTCTGAAGGCCGTCGTTTACAAAAGAAATTAAATCCGGGAGAAGCTGTCAGCAGCGATATCATTGCAGTTTATAACAGCGGTGCAAATAAAAAATTAACCAAAAGGCAGATTTCAGAAATTCGCAGCGCAGTCAGGAAAGTGTCCCAGAATCGCGCCAAATATCACATCACAGCGATTACGTCGCTCCTGGATGGTAAATCTGTTCGCCAACAGCTGACCTCTAAAGATCAGACCACGATGTTGGTACAAATCTCTGTGAAGTCTAATCAAAATCAAATTAGCCAGCGAAGCGCGAAAATTCAGCGGGCGTTAAAAGCCGACCATTTGCGTTTGAATATGACGGGCAGTAGTCTTGTTAACCACGACTTTGCTTCGGCAACGCAGGATGGCGTTAAGAAAACTGAGGTTATTGCAATTGTCTTCATCTTGATCATCCTTGTGCTTGTTTTCAAGACGCCAATCATTCCCGTGATCAGTCTGCTGACTGTAGGCATTTCTTTTCTAACCTCATTTTCCTTGGTCACGAATCTTGTACAAAGTTACAATTTTCCATTTTCAAACTTCACACAAGTCTTTATGGTGGTGGTTCTCTTTGGTATTGGGACCGACTATAATATTCTCTTTTATACGAGATTCAAAAGAGAACTTGGGCTGAATCCTGGACAGAACGCGAATGAAATCGCAGTGAAAACATTGTTTTCTGCCGGTAAAACGATTCTGTTCTCCGGCTCCTCTGTCTTAATCGGATTTTCAACACTGGCTTTAGCTAAATTCAGTCTCTATCAGGCCACGAGTGCTGTTGCGATTTCTGTTCTGATTCTTTTGCTGGTGCTAATTACGCTGACACCAGCTTTGATGAGCTTGTTTGGCCACGGATTATATTGGCCGTCTAAGAATTTTGATGGCGAAGGCGGTTCTAAGATTTGGCATGGATTGACTTCAGCAGCTGTGAAACATAGCGTGGTCACAGCCTTGGCAACGATTGTTATCGCCCTGCCTTTGGCAATGATGTTTTCCAACCGTTTGAATTTTAATGACTTATGGGAAGTTCCGAATCAATATGAATCAAAACGCGGCATTAATTTGATTCAAAAACATTTTCCAGCCGGCTTTTCATCGCCGATGACCTTGATTATTTCTGGCGATAAACAGTTGGATAATAACCAGCAGCTGTATGCCTTGGATATGCTTCAAAATAGGTTAAAAGACGACAAAGACGTTAGCACGGTCATGGGCGTCACGCGTCCTTTAGGCGACCGGATTAATCAGCTCTATGTGAATAACCAGCTGAAAACTTTGAATTCAGGCATTAGCCAAGCGGGATCTGGTGTTTCAACAATCAATAATGGCCTGAAAAATGCCAGTGACCAGCTTGGCCGCCAGCAGACAAATACGAACGGCGTCCAGCGTCTGATTGACGGTACAGGTCAATTAAGTAGTGGTGCCAATCAGCTTCAAACAGCTTTAAACACACTGCAATCTCGTTTAGCTAGCGGTGCAGCAGGCGCTGATCAGTTGAATGGTGCTTTAGCTACTTTGTCAGATAGCACCGATCAGTTAAAGGGTGGTGTTGATCAGATTCTGGGACGGCTGAACCAATTGGATCCTAATTCCATTCCAACATCGGCCCAGATTAGAGGCCAAATTCAAAGTATGCAAAGCAGTCTTGCAGCTAGCTTGACTCCGGATAAAATTGGCGATATTGTGACACAGACGATTCAGCAGGGTGTGGCCAGCGGACAAATAAGTCCTGCTGATGTTCCAGTCTTATCAAAGACTCTGCCAACTGTCCTGCAGGCGATTTTGTCTCAGATTACAGCCCAGCTTAATTCATCTATGGAAACCATATTAGATTCGCAGTCTAATAATTTAGCTCAGCTTGATAGTTTAAAACGGCAATTGAATGATCTTAAAAGTAATTTGACTCGTGTCGATAACGGTCTTGGCGCCATGCAGTCTGGTATTGCACAAATGCGGACTGGTGCCGGTCAATTATCTTCAGGTATGCAGCAAGGCGCCAGCGGCGCAGGCGAAATTGCTGCGCGGACAAGTGACTTGACTAATGGATTGGCACAAATACAATCTGGTCAGCAGCAAATGAAGACGGCTTTGGACGGCTTGGCTTCACGGAGCCGCGAATTGAAAAATGGTTTGGACCGTGCCTCTAATGGCCTTAATCAAGTAGGCCAGGGCCTAAATCAAGGCCAAAGTTACGTTAAGGGGCTGGTTGGCAATTCTTCTAGCGAATGGCTGAATGTGCCGGATTCAGTTCTGCATTCAAAGACCTTTAAGCGTTCTTTGGACCAGTATATGAGTCCGAATCGCAAGACCACGCAATTAACAGTCATCTTGAAGCTAAATCCGTTTTCTCATCCGGCTATCGGGGTTGCCAATCATATTAAACAAGTAGCAACGCGCTCGCTCAATCAATCTGGACTGGATCATGCAAAAATCGGTATCACGGGCACGAGTATGCAGAATTTTGATCTGCAGCAGATTTCGACTTCTGATTTTCTGCGGACTGCCATTATTATGCTGATTGGTATCACGCTAGTCATGATTTTAATTACACATTCCACGCTTTACGCTGTCACGATTGTGGCTTCTCTAGCGGGTACTTACTTCGTGTCCCTAGGTATTGGTGAAAAAATCAGTCAGATTCTTTTGGGAAGAAACATGTTGTCTTGGAACGTGCCTTTCTTTAGTTTTATCATGCTGATTGCTTTGGGTGTCGATTATGCGATTTTTGTTATGATGGCTTTCAACGAGGAGAGAGGTACTACAGTCGAGCGTTTGGTTTCTGCTTCAAACCGTCTTGGTAAAGTTGTCATGTCGGCTGTTGTGATCTTAGGTGGTACTTTTGCCGCTATGATTCCATCAGGTATTCTGACCTTGATTCAGGTACCGATTGTGGTCATCACAGGACTGTTGATCCTGGCATTTGTGACAATTCCAATGTTTATTCCGGCTGTTATTACTATCAGCGATTGGATGCTGAGGCGTAAATTCGCTTCAATGAAAAGATTTGAACGCGAATCAAAGTAA
- a CDS encoding TetR family transcriptional regulator — MTETIKKVNKKEAILKAALQLFSQRSFYGTTMPDISTLADVGAGTIYRYFTSKEALVNALFFRIMTEFDQRLESDFPNGMDTRIQFHHLFQSLWGYVVDNTQAFVFINLHDEGKYLDERSHASFDKLWNFITTIIDKGQQRGDVVDLDPKSIVSLVYGPLIPISKLLINHKYTASKDFVYALEEATWRAVSSK, encoded by the coding sequence ATGACCGAGACAATCAAAAAAGTAAATAAAAAAGAGGCCATCTTAAAAGCGGCCTTGCAGCTGTTTTCTCAAAGAAGTTTTTATGGGACCACAATGCCGGATATTTCGACGCTTGCCGATGTTGGAGCGGGCACGATTTACCGTTATTTTACATCCAAGGAAGCTTTGGTTAACGCACTCTTTTTTAGGATTATGACTGAATTTGACCAGCGCTTGGAATCTGATTTTCCAAATGGCATGGACACAAGAATCCAGTTTCACCATCTGTTCCAAAGTCTTTGGGGTTATGTAGTCGACAATACACAGGCATTTGTCTTCATTAATCTGCATGATGAAGGCAAATATCTAGACGAGCGGAGTCACGCAAGCTTTGATAAGTTGTGGAATTTTATTACGACGATTATTGATAAAGGGCAGCAAAGAGGCGACGTCGTAGATCTGGATCCCAAATCAATCGTGTCATTGGTATATGGGCCTTTGATTCCAATCTCAAAGTTGTTGATTAATCATAAGTACACGGCTTCGAAAGATTTTGTTTACGCATTAGAAGAAGCGACATGGCGGGCCGTTTCAAGCAAATAA
- a CDS encoding GNAT family N-acetyltransferase yields the protein MFIFSEFSINQHQVRLLFPDQSQAKDLIEQINQDRESLSRWMSWTKETNNVQDELRFIDYARQQNAKNSLLELTIEVDGKAIGMIDLHNISNHHHRAEVGYWLSSSYQGSGIVTQSLRQLIEIAFGELAFNKIIIMAESENLKSQAVAKRLGFQHEGTLREEYFVAGKYRDLEVYSMLAAEYKKA from the coding sequence TTGTTTATTTTTTCAGAGTTTAGTATCAATCAACATCAGGTAAGGCTACTTTTTCCTGATCAAAGTCAAGCAAAAGATCTGATCGAGCAGATTAATCAGGACAGGGAAAGTTTATCCCGCTGGATGTCTTGGACAAAAGAGACAAATAACGTGCAGGATGAACTGCGTTTTATTGATTATGCCCGTCAGCAGAATGCAAAGAATTCATTGTTAGAGCTTACGATTGAAGTCGATGGCAAAGCCATTGGTATGATTGATCTGCATAATATCAGCAACCACCATCATCGGGCCGAAGTGGGTTATTGGCTGTCGAGCAGCTACCAGGGCAGCGGCATTGTCACTCAATCACTCCGTCAGCTAATTGAAATCGCTTTTGGGGAGCTGGCCTTTAACAAAATTATTATCATGGCCGAGAGCGAGAATCTCAAAAGTCAAGCGGTTGCGAAACGTTTAGGATTTCAGCACGAAGGCACTTTAAGGGAAGAATACTTCGTGGCTGGCAAGTATCGGGATTTAGAAGTTTATTCAATGCTGGCAGCGGAATACAAAAAAGCATAA
- a CDS encoding single-stranded DNA-binding protein, with translation MNGQLDQIFQKVNSQLEQLKTGTTFSLPDLYGQEAWRDLYIGDRVMAGNFFLRQVRQGMYPHVKELTDKDENNRRQYLKY, from the coding sequence ATGAATGGACAATTAGATCAGATTTTTCAAAAAGTTAACTCACAGTTGGAGCAATTAAAAACAGGGACGACTTTTTCTTTACCTGATTTGTATGGTCAAGAGGCTTGGCGAGACCTATATATTGGTGATCGCGTCATGGCGGGTAATTTTTTCCTGCGTCAGGTTCGGCAGGGTATGTATCCGCATGTCAAAGAATTAACGGATAAGGACGAAAACAATCGCCGTCAATATCTCAAATATTAA
- a CDS encoding ROK family glucokinase encodes MAKDKLIGVDLGGTTIKFAILTDTGEIQEKWSVPTNILDNGSHIVPDIIDSINARLDLLKLDRDRIIGIGMGTPGTVNREKGTVEAAYNLNWKNVQHVRDQIQKSTGLNFTMDNDANSAAIGEQWKGAGENNPNVSFITLGTGVGGGIIANGQMVRGVFGAGGEFGHMVVQPGGYLCTCGNHGCLEQYCSATGVVHLARDFADEYEGDSKLKAMLDNGDEVTSKIVFDLAKGGDFLANEVVNKMAYYLGYATAALSNILNPAYVVIGGGVSAAGDFLLDKVKANWTKYAFSSVRSSTKLRLAALGNDAGVIGAASLAREFIEK; translated from the coding sequence ATGGCTAAAGATAAATTAATTGGTGTCGACCTTGGCGGTACGACCATTAAATTTGCTATTTTAACGGATACAGGAGAGATACAGGAAAAATGGTCGGTTCCGACTAATATCTTAGACAATGGTTCGCATATTGTCCCTGATATTATCGATTCCATTAATGCCCGGCTGGATCTGCTGAAGCTGGATCGCGATCGTATTATCGGTATTGGCATGGGCACACCCGGCACAGTTAACCGTGAGAAAGGGACTGTCGAAGCGGCTTACAATCTGAACTGGAAAAATGTTCAGCATGTCCGCGACCAAATTCAGAAAAGCACTGGTTTGAATTTCACAATGGATAATGACGCTAATTCGGCGGCCATTGGCGAGCAGTGGAAGGGCGCTGGGGAAAACAACCCTAACGTCTCCTTCATTACCCTTGGTACCGGTGTTGGCGGCGGTATTATTGCCAACGGTCAAATGGTTCGCGGCGTCTTTGGTGCCGGCGGTGAGTTTGGTCATATGGTTGTCCAGCCGGGCGGTTATTTGTGCACCTGCGGCAATCACGGTTGTTTGGAACAATATTGCTCAGCTACTGGTGTTGTTCATTTGGCACGTGATTTTGCTGATGAATACGAGGGTGATTCAAAGCTGAAAGCAATGCTGGACAATGGGGATGAAGTAACTTCTAAAATTGTCTTTGATTTGGCCAAGGGCGGCGACTTTTTGGCTAACGAAGTTGTTAACAAAATGGCCTATTATCTAGGTTATGCAACAGCAGCTTTGTCTAATATTTTGAACCCAGCTTACGTTGTTATCGGTGGTGGCGTTTCGGCTGCGGGTGATTTTCTGCTTGACAAGGTCAAAGCTAATTGGACGAAGTACGCTTTTTCATCAGTTCGTTCTTCAACGAAGCTTCGCTTGGCAGCTTTGGGAAATGATGCTGGTGTTATCGGTGCTGCGAGCTTAGCTAGAGAATTTATTGAAAAATAA
- a CDS encoding rhomboid family intramembrane serine protease gives MRKSIWRILPPVTMTLFVLTVAVYLLQILFDGFLILSSGQPVSVFYLVSRFINGPSIQSLVLLGGGVDSLFMSGEWYRAFTPIFLHASLMHIFSNMLTLVIVGPFVEKLFGKGKFLLIYLITGVWGNLLTFIFDPNPNVVSVGASGALFGLFGVMIVSGWYNRNNFVFRRQLIIFAALAVFNLIGNLNDPSVDIWAHIGGLISGSLLAIIFDFPTSVYGRIKQPARILAIIVLLLPFVYFAFRMKIL, from the coding sequence ATGAGGAAATCCATTTGGCGTATACTCCCGCCGGTCACGATGACGCTTTTTGTATTAACGGTTGCCGTTTACCTGCTGCAGATTCTGTTTGATGGTTTTTTGATTTTGTCCTCAGGACAGCCGGTCAGTGTTTTTTATTTAGTTTCCCGATTCATTAACGGCCCTTCAATCCAATCTTTGGTGCTCTTAGGCGGCGGTGTTGACAGCCTTTTTATGTCCGGCGAGTGGTATCGCGCTTTTACGCCTATCTTCCTTCATGCTTCGTTGATGCATATCTTTTCAAATATGCTGACACTGGTGATTGTAGGGCCTTTTGTTGAAAAGCTTTTTGGCAAAGGGAAATTTCTTTTGATTTATTTGATCACGGGAGTTTGGGGAAACCTGTTAACGTTTATTTTTGACCCTAATCCCAACGTTGTCTCTGTTGGGGCATCAGGCGCATTATTCGGCCTTTTTGGCGTGATGATTGTGAGCGGCTGGTATAATCGCAATAATTTTGTTTTTAGACGTCAGCTCATCATTTTTGCTGCCTTGGCTGTATTCAACCTAATTGGTAATCTTAACGATCCTAGCGTGGATATTTGGGCTCATATCGGCGGATTGATTTCCGGCAGCTTGTTAGCCATCATATTTGATTTTCCAACTTCGGTTTATGGCCGTATCAAGCAGCCGGCTCGAATATTGGCCATAATTGTGCTGCTTCTGCCTTTTGTCTATTTTGCTTTTAGAATGAAAATTTTATGA